Proteins encoded together in one bacterium window:
- a CDS encoding T9SS type A sorting domain-containing protein yields the protein MKAKRVVTMLLILTCWQAYAAVLKVPSEYATIALAFAAANYGDEVELADSQTPYSASDLVMPDGVILRGEGNDPEDAIISSSGSSSILLMYGTTATLKYLTISSGNSTSPYKAGGITVEDGTLTCVGVDFDSNHATDSGGAILASESMLLLEACRFSNNQVLNGNGGSIAATLTSLDIQNCDFIEERAMGDSSRGGALYSLEEDVEGLSKSIKNSRFIGCQTGVNGAGAQGGAIYMGGDEVLIEECVFEDNSATWQGGAMHLLAFNPTIVRCEFNSNLAGEVGGALYLDEQDNNGNTGMTQTLEACVFSLNRALTGGALFKQTSLHLLVSNCEFVGNMANGDTSEGGGALACDNHADVAIRNCLFHGNEAPSGSGSVLTLRFGSTVELTNVTMTRNGEAEATTGSVVYVNSQNNHVTGVNVNMANNNCAMPIYFTAIQQGMYNWSNMNVVNPGWGACDPDDMTGTSLMSVDHLFVDDEEDFRLKWNSPLMDAGHASSPPDFDLTRADIGWTPVYEEIEVSGTKTLTERGWYKLVGNTVFSGVDMVVPEGTTIRSDGEYTMGFCDTDDTNGYRIQVGDPAGARTAIVGSPTAGSIAFGSTSTAPRQAATTFDGVLFNRAPDFNGGALWFNYCDVDLNGAGGNVKFNGYDRTKIMFDYVCLGQFKNLDFMNPQIEDGGVGIGCVGIQYSDVDVIGITFDRVMYGDDPWYWKLMHYGTVPSPNHVIAGNHFEAQTNALSARPVALGGATLNLHHNTFNDIEAGAIGAGFATLNLKNGASNQFFKEYVPGFDTHPMIIGFDTYLDLECGNNSFVCDELTGNYQFITSTGGSSNWAYNYWGEDCENGVSPYGHIPNFVTTYSPWLEACPLVFMPCQGQGGENDLYAYGQEAAEIENHEAAVAYWIELLEDYPESKYCTEVTGIIKAIGLYTEYGAQDYPLIRTGLESAAEASEPVDDLLSISQVSSAWCVEAMHGDRPSAVALLDSLLIEKDGYAKAELLINTALAEIATYPAQGQMNALGPMAAFQRLEQRRLALQNLHRAMVPDLAVGTLPNPAPDVEKIMERPSIFGIMSCHPNPFNPTMLLELRVDGEEAVTLEIYNTLGQRVAVLHQGFLPAGTHTFQWTAGQVASGVYVARAVQGRQISVAKVVLVR from the coding sequence CATCATCTCCAGTAGTGGTAGCTCGTCAATCCTCCTGATGTATGGGACGACAGCGACCCTGAAGTACCTAACCATCAGCTCGGGCAATTCGACGTCGCCCTACAAGGCCGGCGGCATCACGGTCGAAGATGGCACGCTCACGTGCGTGGGGGTGGATTTCGATTCCAACCATGCGACGGACTCGGGTGGCGCCATCCTGGCAAGCGAATCCATGCTCCTTCTGGAAGCCTGCAGGTTCTCCAACAATCAAGTGCTTAACGGGAATGGCGGATCCATCGCGGCCACCCTGACCTCGTTGGATATTCAGAACTGCGACTTCATAGAAGAGCGGGCAATGGGAGATAGCTCGCGAGGGGGGGCATTGTACTCCCTGGAGGAGGATGTCGAAGGGTTGTCGAAGTCCATCAAGAACAGCCGATTCATTGGCTGCCAAACTGGCGTCAATGGAGCAGGGGCACAGGGTGGCGCCATCTACATGGGAGGCGATGAGGTTCTGATCGAGGAGTGCGTGTTCGAGGACAATTCGGCCACGTGGCAAGGCGGCGCCATGCATCTTCTCGCCTTCAACCCAACCATCGTTCGCTGTGAGTTCAACTCGAACTTGGCTGGCGAGGTTGGTGGTGCCTTGTACCTGGACGAGCAGGACAACAACGGCAACACAGGAATGACCCAGACCCTCGAAGCGTGCGTGTTCAGCCTGAACAGGGCGCTGACAGGCGGCGCGTTGTTCAAGCAGACGAGCCTGCACTTATTGGTATCCAATTGCGAATTCGTGGGCAACATGGCGAATGGCGATACCAGCGAGGGAGGCGGCGCCCTTGCATGTGACAATCATGCGGATGTCGCCATCCGCAACTGCCTGTTCCACGGCAACGAGGCACCCTCCGGGAGTGGCAGCGTGCTGACCCTTCGTTTCGGCAGCACGGTCGAGCTCACCAACGTGACGATGACCCGCAACGGTGAGGCAGAAGCGACCACGGGCAGCGTGGTGTATGTCAACAGCCAGAACAACCATGTCACGGGCGTGAATGTCAACATGGCAAACAACAACTGCGCCATGCCGATCTATTTCACGGCCATCCAACAAGGCATGTACAACTGGTCGAACATGAACGTGGTCAATCCAGGGTGGGGAGCCTGCGATCCGGATGACATGACTGGGACAAGCTTGATGAGCGTGGATCACCTGTTTGTGGACGACGAAGAGGATTTCCGCCTCAAGTGGAACTCCCCGCTCATGGATGCGGGTCATGCGTCCTCGCCCCCTGATTTCGATCTCACACGCGCCGACATCGGCTGGACGCCCGTGTATGAGGAGATTGAGGTTAGTGGCACCAAGACCTTGACCGAGCGGGGCTGGTACAAGCTGGTGGGCAACACGGTCTTCTCTGGCGTGGACATGGTGGTCCCGGAGGGAACGACCATTCGCAGCGACGGCGAATACACTATGGGGTTCTGTGACACCGACGATACCAATGGTTACCGCATCCAAGTGGGGGATCCAGCAGGCGCTCGGACGGCCATTGTGGGCTCGCCGACCGCAGGCAGCATTGCATTCGGGTCCACCAGCACCGCGCCCCGCCAGGCTGCGACAACCTTTGATGGGGTGCTGTTTAATCGTGCCCCTGATTTCAATGGGGGTGCCCTCTGGTTCAATTACTGTGACGTGGACCTCAACGGGGCGGGAGGCAACGTCAAATTCAATGGGTATGACAGAACGAAAATCATGTTCGACTATGTCTGCCTTGGTCAATTCAAAAATCTTGACTTCATGAACCCACAAATAGAAGATGGTGGGGTTGGGATTGGATGCGTTGGCATCCAGTATTCTGACGTAGACGTGATTGGGATTACCTTCGACCGCGTGATGTACGGCGACGATCCATGGTATTGGAAGTTGATGCACTATGGGACGGTACCCAGCCCCAACCATGTGATTGCTGGTAATCATTTTGAGGCGCAAACCAACGCGTTGTCAGCGCGTCCTGTGGCGCTGGGTGGAGCCACCCTCAACCTGCACCACAACACCTTTAACGACATTGAAGCAGGCGCGATTGGTGCAGGCTTTGCGACTTTGAATTTGAAGAATGGGGCGAGCAATCAGTTCTTCAAGGAATATGTGCCTGGATTTGATACACACCCCATGATTATAGGTTTTGACACCTACCTAGACCTTGAATGCGGAAACAATTCGTTCGTTTGCGATGAATTGACTGGTAACTACCAGTTCATTACCTCCACCGGCGGTTCCTCCAATTGGGCCTACAACTATTGGGGAGAGGACTGCGAGAATGGTGTGAGTCCTTATGGTCACATTCCAAACTTTGTGACAACCTATTCGCCTTGGTTGGAAGCGTGTCCCCTGGTCTTCATGCCCTGTCAGGGCCAGGGCGGGGAGAATGACCTGTACGCTTATGGCCAGGAGGCCGCGGAGATCGAGAATCACGAGGCGGCCGTCGCCTACTGGATCGAGCTTCTGGAGGACTACCCCGAGTCGAAGTATTGCACGGAGGTGACCGGCATCATCAAGGCCATCGGGCTCTACACGGAGTACGGCGCCCAGGACTATCCGCTGATCCGGACCGGACTGGAGAGCGCCGCGGAGGCATCGGAACCCGTGGATGATCTCTTGTCCATTTCCCAGGTCAGTAGCGCGTGGTGTGTGGAGGCCATGCATGGCGACCGGCCTAGCGCTGTAGCCTTGCTGGACAGCCTGCTGATCGAGAAGGACGGCTACGCCAAGGCCGAGCTGCTCATCAACACGGCCTTGGCCGAGATCGCCACCTATCCGGCTCAGGGTCAGATGAACGCCTTGGGACCCATGGCGGCATTCCAGCGCCTCGAGCAGCGCCGCCTGGCCTTGCAGAACCTGCATCGGGCAATGGTGCCAGATTTGGCGGTTGGGACTTTGCCGAATCCGGCGCCAGACGTCGAGAAGATCATGGAACGACCCTCTATTTTCGGCATCATGTCGTGCCATCCCAATCCCTTCAATCCGACCATGTTGCTTGAACTGCGCGTGGATGGAGAAGAAGCCGTGACCTTGGAGATCTACAACACCCTGGGCCAGCGCGTGGCCGTGCTGCACCAGGGGTTCCTCCCGGCCGGAACACACACCTTCCAATGGACCGCCGGTCAGGTGGCCTCGGGCGTGTATGTGGCACGCGCCGTGCAAGGTCGACAGATTTCCGTGGCCAAAGTGGTCCTGGTTCGGTAG